The following nucleotide sequence is from Endozoicomonas sp. GU-1.
ACAAACTGGCTACAATTTATAAAAATAACCAACTGAAATCCCTGAATGATCCCGATCATGAACCCCGAATTTATCTCGTTCTATTCTCATTTGATGATTGCCTTTTTGCTGGCTGCTGCCTCATTTTATGGCATAAAGTGGTTGGCCCATGGTGAGCAAAAGGGGCCGGAACGGGTCTTCTGGTGCCTGGCTATCAACATACTGCACAGACCCTTGCTGACGCTGCCCTGGGTGTTGTTCATTCTCTATTCGGCGCATTACTGGCCGGGGCTTGAGCGGTCGGATGTCAATGAAACCCTGCAACTGATTCAAAAACTCATTCTGACCATCTATCCGGCCTGGTTTATCTGGGAAATCAGCCTGAATATGCCAGAGGTGCTGGCTTCCATGGGCGAGCGGTGGCGTGAGCGCCTATCGCCTTCAGTGATTGCCCGTTCCGTGCAGTTGATTATCGTTGTTTCTACACTGTTGAGTCTTGCCCAGGCTTTCGGGTATAGCCTGTCAACCCTTCTGGCCTTTGGTGGTATTGGCGGTATTATTCTGGGTCTTGCTGCCAAGGACTGGCTGGCAAACTTTTTCGGTGGATTAATGCTGATGCTGGATCGCCCTTTTACCGAGGGTGACTGGATTCGCTCTCCGGACCGATCCATTGAAGGGCATATCGAAAAGGTTGGCTGGCGTCTGACAAAAATACGAACCTTTGATAGACGGCCTATTTATGTCCCAAACTCAATCTTTACCGGCATCGTGGTGGAGAATGCCACTCGAATGAAAAACCGCCGGATGATTGAAAATTTTGCTCTTCGTTACGAGGATATTGGCAAAATACCCCGTATTCTCAGTCGCATAGATGATCTTGTTCAACAGGTTCCCGAGGTTGACAGTCGTGAGCCTCATTATGCCGTTTTCATCCGTTATGATGATTCTGCCCTGTTATGTCAGGTTCGGGTGCATATCACAAGAACGGATCGTGTTGGTTTTTTACAGGCTCAGCAATCTATTTTGCTTCTGGTTGCAGCGGTTGTTAACGAGGAAGGGGCGTCATTTGCTTATCCGACTCGAAGGATTCTTTCCGATGGGTCGATAACACAGTAGTTATATTCAATACGATGAAAATTGATAACAAGGCTAATGGATATACTGATTGTTGAAGATGCCCGTGACCAGAGAATGATTCTGTCTGTGGTTCTGAAAAAGCAGGGGCATCGTGTTTTTGAGGCATCAGACGGCTATGAAGCACTGAATGTTCTGGAAAGCCATCCTGATATCCGGATTGTCATCAGCGACTGGATGATGCCCAATATGGATGGTATCGAGCTGTGTGAGGCGATCCGTAACAGTGATTTTGGGTACTATATCTATTTCATGCTGCTAACGGGTAACTCGGATCGTGAGGCCGTGGTGGAAGGAATTAACCGTGGTGCTGATGATTTTATCAATAAGCCAGTGGATTTTGATGAGCTTGGTGCACGCCTGAATGCCGGCATTCGAATTATCGAATTAAAAGCGGCGCTTGAACATAAAATACATACCATAGAAAAAGACCTGGAGTCGGCGGCAGAAACCCAGGCCCGTCTGCTATCTGAACCTGCGAAAATTCAGAGTGTGGATTTTAACTGGTATTTCAAACCAAGCCGCATTCTTGGTGGCGATATGTTTGGTTATCAGGCACTTGATGGAGAGACACTGGGCTTCTATCAACTGGATGTAGCCGGACATGGTATTCCTTCAGCACTGTTTTCTTTTTCATTGAACAATACCCTTCGTGAGGACGGGAGTGGATCGCTGGTTAAGGCGTCATTCAGCGAGCCGCCTTTTTATCGGATAAAAGAACCCAATGAAGTGCTGGTGAGTCTGAATGAGCAGTTTCAGGCAAAACCTGAGTCGATGCTCTACTTCACCATTGCCTATGGGATAATCAACAGCCGTACCGGTTCTGTTACGTTGTCGCAGGCTGGCCATCCATCATCACTGTGGCTGAAAAGCGGTTCAAAATCTGTCGAAAAAAATTGCCTGTGGTGGCGTACCGATAGGTATGATGCCAGACATGACGTATAAAAATGTCACTATTGCGCTGCAACCTGGTGACCGACTTTTTCTTTACTCCGACGGGGTGACGGAGTGTGAAAACCATATCGGTGAAATGTTTGGTGAAGACCGGCTGGTAGCTTCTCTGGAGGATGCTTTTGATCACACCCTTGAAGCCATGATCAGCCGGGTTGAGCAGGACATTGTTAACTGGAGCGGAGCTGATGTTTTTGAGGATGATGTAACTTATCTGGTATTGGAGTGGCAGCCGTAACCAGGCTTGCCTTATTAATTACGCAACGTTTATAACGCAAGGAGAGCGACATGCCATTTGACTCTAAAAATGATGCCGGGCATACCATCGTATCAATCGACGAAACCCGGCTTGATGCATCTTTATCAGAGCCTTTGAGGATTTATCTGTTTGACCAGATCGACAATGGCTCCGATAACCTGGTGATTGATTTATCCCAGGTGCGTTTTATGGACAGCAGTGGTTTGGGGGCATTGGTGGCAGGCCTGAAAAAAATGGGGGGAGCCGGTTCCATGAAGCTGGCCAGTGCCCAGCCTGCGGTTATGGATCTTTTCAGTCTTACCTCTATGGACAAGCTGTTTACCATTCTCCCTACAGTGACCGAGGCCATTAAGGAGAAGTAATCATGACCGACGAAAAGGGGCAGGCTGTCAGGCTTGAGATTGACAGTGAGCTGGCGAATACCACTTTGGTTGCCATGGCTGTCCGGGGCCTTTGTGCCATGACAACACTGTCCCCGGTTGAGGTGAATCGTGTGGAGCTGTGTGTGGTTGAGATTGTCAATAATGCCATTGAACACGCTTATGGTAATGAAAAGGGCCATAAGGTTGAGGTTGGGGTCAGTCTTATGCAGGCTTGCTTAATGCTGACCATCAGTGATTGGGGTAAGCCAATGGAGCAGGGTAAGCTGGGGAGCAGGGATATGTCAGTGGATCCTGACAATCCTGCGGCGTGGCTGTGCAGCGGTAGAGGGTTACCGATCGTCCAGAGTTTGATGGATAACGTTGAGTATCAGACTGTTGGGGATAAAAACAGTTTTATCATGAGTAAGCAGATCAGGAGTTAGTACACGGTTTCAATACAGTTGATGGGGTCATTTAGGAGCTGTCCTGAAATAATTTCCACATTTCTGGGTTTCAAAACTACGTTCGTCCTGAGCCTGTCGAAGGGCGTGAACTCCGGCCTCATGTATTGTGCCAGTCACCCTTCGACTCCGCTCAGGGTGAACGGAGATTGTCCACATGAAACTTATTGAAATGATGAACTGTTCTGTTCACTTATTTCTAGCAACGTCAGCTGCTTTTTTCTGAAATGATCATCCCCGTTTCCACCAACGCCTCAGGGCGATCATAGGGCGTAAGTTTGAACAGGACGCCAATCTCCGGACTGTCTATGTATTGAATTTCCTTTACATTCCGGACTCTTCTTCGCTGCTTTATCTGAAAATTATCGGTTATGCGCAAAGGCGGAGAGCCATCATCCAGCCTTACCAGATTGTCAGATCCTATATCAGAAGCAGCTAGAACGTCGGCTGTCTTTTGTTCGTAATTGTTTCCGGACAGTGCGGAGTAGAGTGATTCCGGACTTAATTTATTCAGCCACAAATCAATATCAACATGCAGAAAGCGCTCTTCACTGACGCTGACCGTGCCATTCAGCAACAGATTGTCCTGCCCGCTGAGAGCAGCCCGGATTTCAATCGGTCGCTTACCTGATCTGGCGCTGACAGGCATTCGCCAGGCTTTATGGGTAATCACCTGATAGTTGCGATTTCTCTCAAGTGCAGTTACCTGACTGTTCAGAATCCTTTCATTGGCTGGCAGGTCGATGTAGGCATCACGCATCGTATCAGGATGGCTCTGCTTTACAGGCTCAATGATGTCAAACAGAGGACTGCTATCCTCAGGGTCGGCAGCGTAAGTTTGCAGTTTGATTGCATTGCCAGGTGCCCGGTAACCGGCAACGGGAGGCCAGGCTTCGCCACTGTGATTGTTGAGGTAACGAAAAACCACAAGATCCACCTGATACCATGGGGTGTCAGGTTCTCCATCACTCGCGTTCTGTGCAGCAGAAAGCGGTACATTAACCAGTAGTGCTATCGACAATGCGATAAGCTGAAGTTTTTTCATACAGAATTTCCTTGGATCACCCAATCCGGAATCAGGGATTGTGGCTTTTGTGCAGCAGCTCCTGACTGTCTGAAAACCAGCCAGGTGGCTATTGCTAGAGATCAGCTGCTAACCCGCAAGCCTGCCCAGCAACGTTTCTGTTGCCTTAAACCTCTGTTCCGGAGTTTCCATTGCGTCAATGTACTTTAAGATGCTGCTGCCTTCCAGCCTGAACTGCTGAGGGCTTGACTGGATAAGTTTAATAATCAGCATAGGATCGACACTGGGCTGCTCTTCAAACTCGACCCTTGCTTCTTTGCTACTGGCATCGAGTTTCTTGATGCCCAGTTTCTGGGCACAGAGTTTTAACTTCATCTGACGGAACAGGTTTTTGGCCGGGTCGGGCAAGAGGCCAAACCGGTCAATCAGCTCAACCTGAAGGTTCTTTAACTTTTCCTCATTATCAGCGGCGGCAATTCTCTTATAGAGAATCAAGCGGCTATGGACATCATGAATATAATCTTCAGGCAACAGGGCCGGAAGCCTTAAGTTCACTTCTGTGCCATGGTTCAAGGGCTGGTCCGGATTGGGTGTTTCGCCGTTGCGAATGGCGTTAACGGCACGCTCAAGCATCTCGGTGTAAAGCGTAAAGCCAACACTCTGTATCTGGCCGCTCTGACCTTCGCCCAGCAGTTCACCCGCACCCCTGATCTCCAGGTCGTTCGAGGCCAGCATAAACCCGGCACCAAGGGTTTGTGCTTCAGAAATGGCTTCAAGGCGTTTCGCGGCATCCGCCGTCATCGATTTCGGTGTCGGTGTTAACAGATAAGCGTAGGCCTGGTGGTGTGAGCGACCAACCCTGCCTCTAAGCTGATGCAGTTGGGCCAGGCCAAACTTGTCAGCCCGGTTGATGATGATGGTATTGGCATTAGGGATATCGATACCGGTTTCAATAATGGTTGTGCATACCAGAACGTTGTAGCGCTTGTGGTAAAAATCGGACATCACCTGTTCAAGCTGACGCTCACGCATCTGGCCATGACCGGTGATGACCCGTGCTTCAGGAATCAGTTCCTGAAGGTCGCTGGCTACTTTTTCAATGGATTCCACCTGATTGTGAAGATAGTACACCTGCCCGCCACGCAGCAGCTCCCGGAGGATCGCTTCTTTCACCAGGGGTTGGTCATATTGCCGGACAAAGGTTTTCACCGAGAGTCGCCGTGCCGGTGGTGTCGCGATAATGGACAGGTCGCGAATACCGGACATGGCCATATTGAGCGTTCTTGGAATGGGTGTTGCGGTCAGGGTCAGGATATCAACCTCGGACCTCAATGACTTGAGCTTTTCCTTGTGGCGGACCCCAAAGCGGTGTTCTTCATCGATAATAAGCAGGCCAAGATCTTTAAAGGTCAGGTCGCCCTGAAGAATCTTGTGGGTACCAATAATGATATCCAGTTTGCCCTCAGTGAGCCGTTCTTTTACCTGATCCACGGCTTTTTGCGATTTGAATCGTGAAATAACATCAATTTCTACGGGCCAGTCCGCAAATCGATCGCGGAAACTTTCGTAGTGCTGTTGCGCCAGCAGCGTCGTGGGAACCAGAATGGCCACCTGTTTACCGCTATGGGCCGCAAGGAAAGCGGCCCGCATGGCAACTTCTGTTTTACCAAAGCCCACATCACCACAGACCAGGCGATCCATGGGTTTTGGTGCGCACATATCACCAATAACGGCGGCAATGGTCTGTTGCTGATCGGGCGTTTCTTCAAACGGAAAGGCCGCAGCGAAAGCCAGATAGTTCTGCTCCGGCTCAGTGAAAGGAAACCCTTTTCGTGCTTCTCTGCGGGCATAAATATCCAGCAGTTCAACGGCCACGTCCCTGGCTTTTTCGGCGGCCTTACGCCGCACCTTGCTCCATTGCTCACTGCCCAGCCGGTGCAGCGGGGCAAGTTCATCATCGGCACCGGTGTATCGGGAAATCAGGTGGAGAGAAGCGACCGGTACATAAAGTTTGGCTTCGTTGGCATATTCCAGGGTCAGAAACTCCGTGGTCTGGCCATCCACTGCCAGTGTTTCCAGCCCTCTGTATCTGCCAACCCCATGGTCAATATGCACCACGGGGGCTCCGATTCTTAACTCGGTCAGGTTGCGAATCACCTGGTCGGCACTGTGTTCGTCTTCTGTCTTCCGCCGTCTGGTCTGTTGTACTCTCTGGCCAAGCAAAAGTGCTTCCGGGATAACAGCGATTTGTTCTTCCGGTAAGTACAGTCCGTTGTCCAGTAGCCCGGTACTGACCGCCAGGGCGGGCTTTTCTTTAAGAAATGCGGACCAGCCATCACACAGATCAGGGGTTATATTATTCTGGCTCAGCAGCTCCAGCAGTACTTCCCGCCGCCCAGCACTTTCGGCGACCAGCAGGACATGATGAATGTCATTTATAAAGGTTTTGAGGTGGGCCAGTGGTTGCTCAAGCCGGGCATTAATGGTCAGTTCCGGCAATTCCTCACGGTTTAAATTAAATCGACCGGCCTTGGGTGCAACAGGCTGCTCAAACAGTGTGACTCTGGGGAAGTCGTTCAGTCTGCTGTATAGCTCCTCCGAGGGCATCAGAACCCGGGATGGCGAAAGTATTGGCCTTTGCGGATCAGCACGTCGGTTGTCGTAACGTGCATGAACATCCGAATAAAAATGATCCAGTGCTGAACCCACGGTGTCGTAGATCAGTATTCGGGTGTTTGGTGGCATGTAGTCGAAAAGCGTTGACGTCTCCTCAAAGAAAAGAGGCAAATAGTATTCAATGCCCGGGCTGGCAATACCTTTGTTGATATCCTGGTAAATCGGGCATTCACGATGGTTAACGTCAAAGGTTTCCTGAAAATTACTGCGAAATAACGCTATCCCTTGCTTATCCAGGGGGAACTCATGCCCCGGTAGCAGTTGTATCTCCTCAACCGTTGCAATGGAGCGTTGCGTTTCAGGATCAAACGTTCTCAGTGACTCTATCTCGTCATCAAACAGATCAACCCGATAGGGCGTGTCAGCCCCCATGGGAAAAATATCAACAATCGAGCCACGGATAGCGAACTCGCCATGTTCCATCACTGAGTCAACACAGCGATATCCGGCCTGTTCAAACTGGCCCCGGCGTTCATCAATGATAAACCGGGTGCCCGGTTGCAACGACAGGCAGCTGCCCAGCAGATAGTTCTTCGGACACAGGCGGTGCAACAGCGTCGTCACGGGCACAATCAGAATTTTTTTGCGGCCACGGTTGTCGGTCAGGGGAAGGTGGTAGAGCGTTGACAGTCGCTGGGAAATAATATCCTGATGGGGTGAAAAGGTATCGTAGGGCAGTATCTCCCAGTCCGGCATTTGCTGAACATGGATGTTGGCTTCTTCAGCAAGGAAGAACGCCAGCTCTTCTTCCAGCCGATTTGCTGATGAACTGTCCGGCGTAATAATCATCAGCGGCTGGTTGTCCGATACCGCAGCACAGGAAATGGTCAAGGCAGGCCCGGCTTTCGCGAGATTTCCCCACTGAAGCTTGTCGCCGGGGTGGGTTGGCAGAGGAATAGTGTGTTGAAACATGAAAATCCTGAAGGCTCTCCTGATTTACCCCAAATACAGATATAAGTGGTGGATTGTAGCGGTTGTGATCCTGTTCTCCCAGTATTGCCAGCGGGAAATGGCGGAATAAGCAGGAAAATCAAAGGCAGAAAGATTACCGCTGTTAACTTTTGATAATCTTTGTTGCCTCGAACACCATCAACAAGGATAATACCAACGAAACATAAGTCCCAAATAAGGGATTGTATTTAAAACAGAAATAATAAACGGGAATTTATCGTGGTAGCAGACCGTTTTCAGGACTGGAAAGAGCGTGAAGCACTGGCTGAGTCAATGATCCCTCTGATCGGCAAGCTGTATAGAAATCACCATGTTGTCACGTCTGTGTTTGGGCATCCCGTCATTAACCGCTCCGTAATCAGCCTGCTGAAAGCGCACAAGTTTGTCCGTCAGATTGAGGACAATGGTCTTTCTGTCCGTGAGACTTACCCTGTGCTGGAAATTCTGGCAGGCCTTGATCTGGGGCCATCGCGTATTGATATTGGCAAGCTGGCGGTTGGTTACCGGGCGGAAGCTGCAGGCCTGTCACTGGAAGAGTACGTTACCGGTCAAGTAGCGTCAGTGACTAATGGCCATAAACAGACGTTGGGCCCGGGTCAGGATGTCGTATTGTATGGCTTTGGCCGGATTGGCCGTTTGATGGCCAGAATCCTCATTGAGCGCGCGGGCAGTGGCTCTGGTATTAACCTGAGGGCCGTGGTTGTCAGGCCCGGCGGTGCAGGCAATGATCTTCAGAAACGGGCAAGCCTGTTGCGTCGCGACTCGGTTCATGGTTCTTTCCAGGGCACTATATCTGTTGATGAAGAGAATAAAGTTATCTATGCCAACGGTGTGGGCATTCAGGTTATTTATTCCAGTAGCCCGGATTCCATCGATTACACCCGGTATGGCATTAACCATGCCGTGATTGTCGACAACACCGGTAAATGGCGTGATAAAGAGGGATTGAGCCTGCATTTGCAATCAAAGGGAGTGTCCAGGGTCCTGCTGACAGCACCGGGTAAAGGGGATATCAAGAATATTGTTTATGGGGTAAATCATAACGATATTGAGCCGGACGATCAGATTCTTTCCGCCGCCTCCTGTACCACTAACGCGATCACACCGGTGCTGAAGGCCATTAATGATGAGTTTGGTGTTGAACACGGTCATGTAGAGACGGTTCACTCCTACACCAATGACCAGAATCTGATTGATAATTACCACAAAGGTGAACGTCGTGGACGCAGCGCTGCCCTGAATATGGTCATTACCGAAACCGGGGCAGCGAAAGCCGTTGCCAAGGCGTTGCCTGAACTTGAGGGCAAGTTGACGGGGAATGCTATTCGGTGCCGACCCCGAATGTTTCCCTGGCCATCCTTAACCTGTCCCTGGACAAGGCCACCACCGTTGAAGAGCTTAATCGCTTTATCAGGGAGATCTCACTGTATTCCAGCCTTCAGAAACAGGTAGATTACGTCACCTCTGTTGAAGCAGTTTCCAGTGATTTTGTGGGTAGCCGTCGAGCTGGCGTTGTGGATGGGCAAGCCACTATTGTTGATGGAAAACGCTGTGTGCTTTACGTCTGGTATGACAATGAGTTCGGTTACAGCTGTCAGGTCAACCGGATACTTCAGTTTATGTCTGGTGCGATGTACCCGTCGGTTCCATAAAACACTCGTTTGTCAGTAGTGATGAACACTTCACAGAGTGACGGATTCGTTGTTCGACTAATCAGTCACTCTGTAGATGCTGCCATTTTCATATCTTATCCCGATTTACCATTACGACCTGCGTACATTGATATTGGTCAACAATGAGTGAGATTGGCCGCCCTCTAAATTGTAACCATTCTCATTTGCGTATATATTCAGATCAATTGACATTTTGTCAGGCAGCAACCATTCCACACTAAAACCCCGACAAAAAACAGGTTCTGGCCCTGGCAAATGATTTAGGTGCAAATATCTGGGTCATTTTTGCGAGTTATTACCTGCTGTGCAGAAAAAACGCGTACAAAACTGACTTTATGATGCCTGTGGAGAAGATTTACATGAAGGTGACATTGGGTGAACTGAAAACCGGTGAATGTGGCCGGGTAACCGCTTTTGCGGATGCTGGCAGTGCCTACCGGCGGAAATTGCTGGCAATGGGCCTGACGCCCGGAACCCGGTTCACGGTTTGTCGTGTTGCGCCATTGGGGGACCCAATCCAGTTGGAAGTCAGGGGCTTCCAATTATCGATTCGAAAGGATGAAGCCGCTGTTATAGAGGTTTCCAGAACATGAAAAAACACGTTGTTGCAATCGTCGGAAATCCTAACTGTGGTAAGACAACGCTGTTTAACGCGCTGACCGGTGCCCGGCAGCGGGTTGGTAACTGGCCAGGCGTTACTGTGGAAAAACGCAGTGGTTTTTATACCTTTGCTGATAACGCCATAGAAGTGGTTGATCTGCCCGGAACCTACTGTCTTGATGTGGTTGACAGTGACGTTTCTCTTGATGAAAAAGTGGCGCGGGATTATATCCTGAAGCGTGAAGCTGATTTAATTATCAATATTCTTGATGCCTCAAATATTGAAAGAAATTTGTACCTGACCACTCAATTGCTGGATATGGGTGCTCCAGTCATCGTTGTGCTCAATATGATGGACGTTGCCAGGGAAAAGGGCATGGACATTGATATTGACAAGCTGGCTGAGGAACTCGGCTGTCCGGTGCTGCCCCTGGTTGCCAGCAAGTCAGGCAATATTAAAGCCTTTTTACAAAATATTAATGATTTTCTGAATAATGGTATTTCCGTAGCCCCGCCATTGAACCTTGGTGAACAGCTGGAACAGGCCATTGCCGTTATTGAATCGACCCTTGAAGCGTCTGTGAATCTTGATAGTCCGCTGTCCCGACGCTGGTATGCCCTGAAGTTACTGGAAGGAGACACTGTGCCTCTGCCGGAACTGACCTGGCAGGTGGTTAATGAGGCTACCCGGCAGCGTCATATCATTGAGGCTGCCCTTGAGGAAGATCTGGACATTATTCTGGCCAGTCGACGTTACGATGTGGTTGGTCAGCTTATGGAGTCAGTGATTCGTGAGCGGGGCGTGGTCAGTCACCGGCTGAGTGAATCCATTGATCGTGTGGTATTGAACCGGGTGCTTGGGTTCCCCATTTTCCTGGGTGTCATGTATCTGATGTTCATGTTCACCATTAACTTCGGCAGTGCCTTTATCGACTTTTTCAATATCTTACCGGGACTCTGCTGGTGGACGGCCTGGGCCACTGGCTGAACTCGGTTGGTGCTCCCGCCTGGGCAGTGACGTTACTGGCGGACGGTGTGGGTGGTGGTATCCAGACTGTATCGACATTTATCCCGGTGATTGCTTTCCTGTTTCTGTTTCTTTCCATACTGGAAGACTCGGGATACATGGCCAGGGCTGCTTTTGTCATTGACCGGCTCATGCGCTTTCTGGGGCTTCCGGGCAAAGCTTTTGTTCCCATGCTGGTGGGCTTTGGCTGCAACGTGCCTGCGATTATGGCAGCACGGACACTGGACAATGAAAAGGACCGGCTGTTGACCATCTCCATGGCTCCGTTTATGTCCTGCGGTGCCCGATTGCCGGTGTACGCACTGTTTGCCGCTGCCTTTTTCCCGGAGTCCGGCCAGAATGTGGTGTTTATTTTGTATCTGGTGGGTATCCTGGCGGCAATATTTACCGGGTTGATTCTCAAGCAGAGCATCCTTAGTGGCGACAGTTCGCCATTTATTATGGAGTTGCCCAATTACCATTTGCCATCGGTGACTCAGGTCATGTTACGCACCTGGGATCGTCTCAAGGCTTTTATCCTGCGTGCAGGCAAAGCGATTGTGATGGTGGTGGTCGTGCTGAACACCCTGAATGCTATTGGTACCGATGGCTCTTTCGGTCACCAGAACACTCAGAACTCCCTGCTCAGCAAGATTGGCCAAACCATTACCCCGATATTTTCCCCCATGGGTATGACGGAAGAAAACTGGCCAGCGGCTGTGGGACTGTTTACAGGTATTTTGGCGAAAGAAGCCGTTGTGGGTACGCTTGACTCAATGTACGGTGCTATTGCCGCGTCTGAAAACGCTGACACCGAGGGTGAAACGACGTTTGACCTGTTGGCAGGTTTGCAGGAAGCCGTTGCCACTATTCCAGCCAATCTGAGTGGTTTAAGTGGCACACTGGCAGATCCTCTGGGTGTCGAAGTGGGCGATCTGACCGATCTGGAGGCGGTTGCCGAAGAGCAGGCAGTCAAGGTCAGCACCTTCTTCTGTTATGGCAGGCCTGTTCCCCAGTCATGCTGCGGTTATTGCCTACTTATTGATGATCCTTCTTTATACTCCCTGCGTAGCAGCATTGGGTGCTATTTACCGGGAAACCACCCTGGGCTGGACGCTGTTCATTTCCGGATGGACCTTCTTCCTTGGCTATGCGGTTGCCACTATTTATTACCAGTTGTCACTGGTATCTGTGCAGCCCGGCGAAACGCTACTTTGGGTGGTATCGATCATGCTGATGATGTTTATTGTGGTTACCTTGATGAAACGCATGGGAGCCTCAGTACTGCAAGGGCGGATGGATGTCAGCCCGCAATGACATCGTAAACGCAAAGCGTGGCCAAAAGCACTGTCAGTGCTTTTGGCCATTAACCGGAACCTGACAGGCGCTGACCATGCTGATCAAAATCCGCGATTATTTGAAACAGCAGAAAGTGTGCTCTCTGGCTGACCTCAGTGTGAAATTCAATACCACACCTGAGGCCATGAGAGGGATGCTCTCACACTGGCTAAGGAAAGGTCAGTTGAGCTGTGAACAGCCGGGTTGCTTTGTGGCCTGCAAAAAGGGGTGTGTTTCCTGTGACCCTGCCGAGTTGGAGATCTATCGCTGGCAGGGGAAGTCTCAACATATTCCATTGAGTCTTATCGGCTGACTGACTTTCACAGCATATTTGCTGTTCCTGCATAAAAACCTCTGTACCCCTGAGCTCCTTTACCATTACATCATCATGATATAGTTGGCGTTTTTTACATAACGCCTGCCTGCTTCTTTGCCATTTTAATAGTCAAACAGATGTTTGATTATTATTACCCGGTAACATGATGGAACTTTCGAAACAAACGATAGTCCAAAAAATAAAATCCACAGTTTGTTCAGTTTTCTGAAAAGTTTCTTATGGAGTAGGTGATAGACTATGAATGTTAACGGTACTACAGGTAATACAGATACTATATAC
It contains:
- a CDS encoding response regulator, with protein sequence MDILIVEDARDQRMILSVVLKKQGHRVFEASDGYEALNVLESHPDIRIVISDWMMPNMDGIELCEAIRNSDFGYYIYFMLLTGNSDREAVVEGINRGADDFINKPVDFDELGARLNAGIRIIELKAALEHKIHTIEKDLESAAETQARLLSEPAKIQSVDFNWYFKPSRILGGDMFGYQALDGETLGFYQLDVAGHGIPSALFSFSLNNTLREDGSGSLVKASFSEPPFYRIKEPNEVLVSLNEQFQAKPESMLYFTIAYGIINSRTGSVTLSQAGHPSSLWLKSGSKSVEKNCLWWRTDRYDARHDV
- a CDS encoding PP2C family protein-serine/threonine phosphatase, whose protein sequence is MTYKNVTIALQPGDRLFLYSDGVTECENHIGEMFGEDRLVASLEDAFDHTLEAMISRVEQDIVNWSGADVFEDDVTYLVLEWQP
- the mfd gene encoding transcription-repair coupling factor translates to MFQHTIPLPTHPGDKLQWGNLAKAGPALTISCAAVSDNQPLMIITPDSSSANRLEEELAFFLAEEANIHVQQMPDWEILPYDTFSPHQDIISQRLSTLYHLPLTDNRGRKKILIVPVTTLLHRLCPKNYLLGSCLSLQPGTRFIIDERRGQFEQAGYRCVDSVMEHGEFAIRGSIVDIFPMGADTPYRVDLFDDEIESLRTFDPETQRSIATVEEIQLLPGHEFPLDKQGIALFRSNFQETFDVNHRECPIYQDINKGIASPGIEYYLPLFFEETSTLFDYMPPNTRILIYDTVGSALDHFYSDVHARYDNRRADPQRPILSPSRVLMPSEELYSRLNDFPRVTLFEQPVAPKAGRFNLNREELPELTINARLEQPLAHLKTFINDIHHVLLVAESAGRREVLLELLSQNNITPDLCDGWSAFLKEKPALAVSTGLLDNGLYLPEEQIAVIPEALLLGQRVQQTRRRKTEDEHSADQVIRNLTELRIGAPVVHIDHGVGRYRGLETLAVDGQTTEFLTLEYANEAKLYVPVASLHLISRYTGADDELAPLHRLGSEQWSKVRRKAAEKARDVAVELLDIYARREARKGFPFTEPEQNYLAFAAAFPFEETPDQQQTIAAVIGDMCAPKPMDRLVCGDVGFGKTEVAMRAAFLAAHSGKQVAILVPTTLLAQQHYESFRDRFADWPVEIDVISRFKSQKAVDQVKERLTEGKLDIIIGTHKILQGDLTFKDLGLLIIDEEHRFGVRHKEKLKSLRSEVDILTLTATPIPRTLNMAMSGIRDLSIIATPPARRLSVKTFVRQYDQPLVKEAILRELLRGGQVYYLHNQVESIEKVASDLQELIPEARVITGHGQMRERQLEQVMSDFYHKRYNVLVCTTIIETGIDIPNANTIIINRADKFGLAQLHQLRGRVGRSHHQAYAYLLTPTPKSMTADAAKRLEAISEAQTLGAGFMLASNDLEIRGAGELLGEGQSGQIQSVGFTLYTEMLERAVNAIRNGETPNPDQPLNHGTEVNLRLPALLPEDYIHDVHSRLILYKRIAAADNEEKLKNLQVELIDRFGLLPDPAKNLFRQMKLKLCAQKLGIKKLDASSKEARVEFEEQPSVDPMLIIKLIQSSPQQFRLEGSSILKYIDAMETPEQRFKATETLLGRLAG
- a CDS encoding FeoA family protein, whose product is MKVTLGELKTGECGRVTAFADAGSAYRRKLLAMGLTPGTRFTVCRVAPLGDPIQLEVRGFQLSIRKDEAAVIEVSRT
- a CDS encoding CsiV family protein, whose protein sequence is MKKLQLIALSIALLVNVPLSAAQNASDGEPDTPWYQVDLVVFRYLNNHSGEAWPPVAGYRAPGNAIKLQTYAADPEDSSPLFDIIEPVKQSHPDTMRDAYIDLPANERILNSQVTALERNRNYQVITHKAWRMPVSARSGKRPIEIRAALSGQDNLLLNGTVSVSEERFLHVDIDLWLNKLSPESLYSALSGNNYEQKTADVLAASDIGSDNLVRLDDGSPPLRITDNFQIKQRRRVRNVKEIQYIDSPEIGVLFKLTPYDRPEALVETGMIISEKSS
- a CDS encoding ATP-binding protein — encoded protein: MTDEKGQAVRLEIDSELANTTLVAMAVRGLCAMTTLSPVEVNRVELCVVEIVNNAIEHAYGNEKGHKVEVGVSLMQACLMLTISDWGKPMEQGKLGSRDMSVDPDNPAAWLCSGRGLPIVQSLMDNVEYQTVGDKNSFIMSKQIRS
- a CDS encoding STAS domain-containing protein, encoding MPFDSKNDAGHTIVSIDETRLDASLSEPLRIYLFDQIDNGSDNLVIDLSQVRFMDSSGLGALVAGLKKMGGAGSMKLASAQPAVMDLFSLTSMDKLFTILPTVTEAIKEK
- a CDS encoding mechanosensitive ion channel family protein, coding for MIPIMNPEFISFYSHLMIAFLLAAASFYGIKWLAHGEQKGPERVFWCLAINILHRPLLTLPWVLFILYSAHYWPGLERSDVNETLQLIQKLILTIYPAWFIWEISLNMPEVLASMGERWRERLSPSVIARSVQLIIVVSTLLSLAQAFGYSLSTLLAFGGIGGIILGLAAKDWLANFFGGLMLMLDRPFTEGDWIRSPDRSIEGHIEKVGWRLTKIRTFDRRPIYVPNSIFTGIVVENATRMKNRRMIENFALRYEDIGKIPRILSRIDDLVQQVPEVDSREPHYAVFIRYDDSALLCQVRVHITRTDRVGFLQAQQSILLLVAAVVNEEGASFAYPTRRILSDGSITQ